From a single Serratia surfactantfaciens genomic region:
- a CDS encoding DUF3811 domain-containing protein yields the protein MKKLTLKEMTESEQREVKTELDKARKSHGRPLTNAEQHKVKDEAVARIMAARAKLAKAERAERKANRYRPSGDTFSWSATIGSRPPR from the coding sequence ATGAAAAAGTTGACGTTGAAAGAGATGACGGAAAGCGAACAGCGGGAAGTGAAAACCGAATTGGACAAGGCGCGTAAAAGCCATGGCAGGCCGCTGACCAACGCCGAACAGCACAAGGTCAAGGATGAGGCGGTGGCGCGCATCATGGCCGCCAGAGCGAAGCTCGCCAAGGCGGAGCGTGCAGAACGCAAAGCCAACCGCTACCGGCCAAGTGGCGACACTTTCAGTTGGTCTGCCACCATCGGCT
- a CDS encoding HD domain-containing protein, translating into MIDFPQQELNVSLPSLTQELLQPFSPYQALAQALLPLTLESDDGSHDVAHLHRVWKNCRRISKLEGGDRRILCAAVLLHDAVAVEKNSPQRHLASRMAAEQATLTLARLEWAPADIAAVAHAIEAHSFSAGIPPQTLEAKILQDADRLDAIGLIGVARCFYIGGRMRSALYDAADPRAEHRQYDDKRFCLDHFETKLFKLQDGFQTAAGRQMAEQRTERMRCFVDELLEEV; encoded by the coding sequence TTGATCGATTTCCCCCAACAGGAGCTGAACGTGTCTTTACCCTCGCTGACGCAAGAGCTGTTACAACCGTTTTCCCCCTATCAGGCGTTGGCGCAAGCGCTGCTGCCGCTCACCCTCGAGTCTGACGACGGCTCGCACGATGTGGCGCACCTGCACCGAGTCTGGAAGAACTGCCGCCGGATCAGCAAGCTGGAAGGCGGCGATCGGCGCATTCTCTGTGCGGCGGTGCTGCTGCATGACGCGGTGGCGGTGGAAAAGAATTCGCCGCAGCGCCATCTGGCCTCGCGCATGGCGGCGGAGCAAGCCACGCTGACGCTGGCCCGGCTGGAATGGGCGCCGGCGGACATCGCGGCGGTGGCTCACGCCATTGAAGCGCACAGTTTTTCCGCCGGCATCCCGCCGCAAACGCTGGAGGCGAAGATCCTGCAGGATGCCGATCGCCTCGACGCTATCGGCCTTATCGGCGTGGCGCGCTGCTTCTATATCGGCGGCCGCATGCGCAGCGCGCTGTATGACGCCGCCGATCCGCGGGCCGAACATCGTCAATACGACGACAAGCGTTTCTGCCTAGACCACTTCGAAACCAAACTGTTCAAGCTGCAAGACGGCTTCCAGACCGCCGCCGGGCGGCAGATGGCCGAACAGCGCACCGAACGCATGCGGTGCTTTGTCGACGAGCTGCTGGAGGAGGTGTAA
- a CDS encoding nuclear transport factor 2 family protein gives MPTPLEIVRATYEGSSEENGRNLLAALAPDAEWTEAAGFPYAGTYIGPENIIKNVHQRLGSEWQGYRADVDHFYDAGDNVIAQGFYHGTYRSTGKSFSASFAHIYTVRAGKIVKFVQIVDSAKVLEAMQP, from the coding sequence ATGCCAACCCCTCTTGAAATAGTGCGCGCGACCTATGAAGGCAGCTCCGAAGAAAACGGCCGTAATCTGCTGGCGGCGCTGGCCCCCGATGCCGAGTGGACCGAAGCCGCCGGTTTCCCTTACGCCGGCACCTATATCGGTCCGGAGAACATCATCAAGAACGTGCATCAGCGTTTAGGCAGCGAATGGCAAGGTTACCGCGCCGACGTCGATCATTTTTACGACGCCGGCGACAATGTGATCGCTCAGGGTTTTTACCACGGCACCTACCGGTCCACCGGCAAATCCTTCAGCGCCTCTTTCGCGCATATTTATACGGTGCGCGCCGGTAAAATCGTGAAGTTCGTGCAGATCGTCGACAGTGCTAAGGTGCTGGAAGCGATGCAGCCTTAA
- a CDS encoding nuclear transport factor 2 family protein, with product MNDKTVRPQDVVQRQLDAYNARDIEAFMACWADDAQYYEHPDTLLASGKAAIRERHLARFREPSLYGERIKRMAVGNMVVDQEVVTRNFPQGRGKMDVIAIYEVEQGRIAKAWFKIGPCVPDEGAL from the coding sequence ATGAACGATAAAACGGTACGCCCGCAAGATGTGGTTCAACGCCAGCTCGACGCTTATAACGCCCGTGACATCGAGGCCTTTATGGCCTGCTGGGCGGACGATGCGCAGTATTACGAGCACCCCGACACGCTGTTGGCCAGCGGCAAGGCGGCGATCCGCGAACGGCACCTGGCGCGTTTTCGCGAGCCGAGCCTGTATGGTGAACGGATAAAACGCATGGCGGTGGGGAATATGGTGGTCGATCAGGAAGTGGTGACGCGCAACTTCCCGCAGGGGCGCGGCAAAATGGATGTTATCGCCATTTACGAAGTGGAGCAGGGGCGGATCGCCAAAGCCTGGTTCAAAATCGGCCCCTGCGTACCGGACGAAGGCGCGCTCTAA
- a CDS encoding RidA family protein, whose protein sequence is MTSLKRINYPQLPTPGGPYVHAVRHGDRLYVSGLTAFATDAQGLSASEQTQEILEQLATIAASEGVNLKALIKISVFLTDIADLAGVRPVLFDYFDGALPACSLMAISALFSPAVCVEIEAVMALQ, encoded by the coding sequence ATGACATCATTAAAACGCATTAATTATCCGCAATTGCCTACGCCGGGCGGCCCTTACGTGCACGCCGTGCGTCACGGCGATCGCCTGTACGTGTCGGGCTTGACCGCCTTCGCCACCGACGCTCAGGGGTTGAGCGCGTCAGAGCAAACGCAGGAAATCCTCGAACAGCTGGCGACCATCGCCGCCAGCGAAGGCGTGAATCTCAAGGCATTGATTAAAATCAGCGTGTTCCTGACCGACATCGCCGATCTGGCGGGCGTGCGCCCGGTGCTGTTTGACTACTTCGACGGCGCGCTGCCGGCCTGCTCATTGATGGCGATCAGCGCGTTGTTCTCACCTGCAGTGTGCGTGGAGATAGAGGCGGTGATGGCGTTGCAATAG
- a CDS encoding aminoglycoside phosphotransferase family protein — MNPLFTPYLQRWQLEQDGKAFETHSSLLMPVRYRGEAAMLKIAREQEERFGGQLMCWWRGEGAAQVLAWHDDGILLERAQGEGSLAQLVRDGDDEQATRILCRAIAALHAPRAAPLPELIPLQEWFSSLWPAAQAHGGMLRLSATAAAELLSSPREESVLHGDIHHDNVLDFGERGWLAIDPKRLFGERGFDYANIFCNPNYGIATDPAIFQRRVEQVCRLAGLERRRLLQWVLAWSGLSAAWFMEDGQAADIDFRVAELAARALDLPLPDGDSGFILPVIERG; from the coding sequence ATGAACCCGCTTTTTACTCCCTACCTGCAACGCTGGCAACTGGAGCAGGACGGCAAAGCCTTCGAAACCCACAGCAGCTTGCTGATGCCGGTGCGTTACCGCGGCGAGGCGGCCATGCTGAAGATCGCCCGCGAGCAGGAAGAGCGCTTCGGCGGTCAACTGATGTGCTGGTGGCGCGGGGAAGGTGCCGCGCAGGTGCTGGCATGGCATGACGACGGCATTCTGCTGGAGCGCGCGCAGGGCGAAGGTTCGTTGGCACAGTTGGTGCGCGACGGCGACGATGAGCAGGCCACGCGGATCCTGTGTCGGGCGATCGCCGCCCTGCATGCGCCGCGTGCCGCGCCGTTGCCCGAGCTGATCCCGCTGCAGGAGTGGTTCAGCTCGCTGTGGCCGGCGGCGCAGGCGCACGGCGGCATGCTGCGCCTCAGCGCCACGGCGGCGGCGGAGCTGCTGAGCAGCCCGCGAGAAGAAAGCGTGCTGCACGGCGATATCCACCATGACAACGTGCTGGACTTCGGCGAACGCGGCTGGCTGGCGATCGATCCCAAGCGCTTGTTCGGCGAACGTGGCTTCGATTACGCCAATATCTTCTGTAATCCCAACTACGGCATCGCGACCGATCCGGCCATTTTCCAGCGGCGCGTGGAACAGGTGTGCCGCCTGGCCGGGCTGGAGCGCCGGCGCTTGCTGCAATGGGTCCTGGCCTGGTCGGGGCTGTCCGCCGCCTGGTTTATGGAAGACGGCCAGGCGGCGGATATCGACTTCCGCGTGGCCGAGCTGGCGGCGCGCGCATTGGATCTCCCGCTGCCGGACGGCGATTCAGGGTTCATCCTGCCAGTAATCGAGCGAGGTTGA
- a CDS encoding cupin domain-containing protein: protein MTEKAALLAQRLIRNVERVDKQHDRRPPLYDSVGARLGTGTAADKLGASFDCVAPGMRSCPYHFHYAQEEMFIILEGSGTLRVAGEMLPIVSGDVIFIPPGPEYPHQIINTSDAPLKYLSVSTREQPELVMYPDSGKYQAMARGNDGEQVRYLQRPSTSLDYWQDEP, encoded by the coding sequence ATGACTGAGAAAGCGGCGCTGTTGGCTCAGCGCCTGATACGCAATGTCGAACGGGTAGATAAGCAGCACGATCGGCGGCCGCCGCTGTATGACAGCGTCGGCGCGCGCCTCGGCACCGGCACCGCCGCCGACAAGCTGGGTGCCTCTTTCGATTGCGTGGCGCCGGGCATGCGTTCCTGCCCATACCATTTTCACTACGCTCAGGAGGAAATGTTCATCATTCTGGAAGGCAGCGGTACGCTGCGGGTGGCCGGAGAAATGCTGCCGATCGTCAGCGGGGATGTCATCTTCATTCCGCCCGGCCCGGAATACCCGCACCAGATCATCAACACCTCCGATGCGCCGCTGAAGTACCTGTCCGTCAGCACGCGCGAGCAGCCGGAGCTGGTGATGTACCCGGACTCCGGCAAATACCAGGCGATGGCGCGCGGCAATGATGGCGAGCAGGTACGCTACCTGCAACGCCCTTCAACCTCGCTCGATTACTGGCAGGATGAACCCTGA
- a CDS encoding O-methyltransferase — protein MKEKEQWSQVDRYIADSLVEQDDALLQALAANAAAGLPAHDVAPNQGKLLQLFARMINAKRILEIGTLGGYSTIWLARALPADGTLVTLEADENHAAIARQNIARAGLAGQVELRVGPALAHLPALQVLAPFDLIFIDADKPSNPDYLRWALKLARPGTVIIGDNVVRDGAVTDAASTDARVQGVREFFTMMAAEPRLSATALQTVGSKGWDGFSLAIVNF, from the coding sequence ATGAAAGAAAAGGAACAATGGTCCCAGGTCGATCGCTATATCGCAGACAGCCTGGTAGAACAAGACGATGCCCTGTTGCAGGCGCTGGCGGCCAACGCCGCCGCCGGGCTGCCGGCCCATGACGTGGCACCGAATCAGGGCAAGTTGCTGCAGCTGTTCGCCCGCATGATTAACGCCAAACGCATTTTGGAAATCGGTACGTTGGGCGGCTACAGCACCATCTGGCTGGCGCGCGCGCTGCCGGCGGATGGCACGTTGGTCACCCTGGAAGCGGATGAAAACCACGCCGCCATCGCCCGCCAGAATATTGCTCGCGCCGGGCTCGCCGGCCAGGTCGAACTGCGCGTCGGCCCCGCTCTCGCTCACCTGCCCGCGCTGCAAGTCTTGGCTCCCTTTGATCTGATCTTCATCGACGCCGACAAACCGAGCAATCCGGATTACCTGCGTTGGGCGCTTAAACTCGCGCGCCCGGGCACGGTGATTATCGGTGACAACGTGGTGCGCGATGGCGCAGTCACCGATGCTGCCAGTACCGACGCCCGTGTACAAGGCGTACGCGAATTCTTCACGATGATGGCTGCGGAACCCCGCCTGAGCGCCACCGCATTGCAAACCGTGGGCAGCAAGGGCTGGGACGGATTCTCTCTGGCTATCGTCAACTTTTAA
- a CDS encoding benzoate/H(+) symporter BenE family transporter: MRPAVTLHHLTLPAVMAGFVAVLVGYTSSAAIIFQAAAAAGATPAQIGGWLSVLGIAMGVTSLGLSLYYRTPILTAWSTPGAALLVTSLPGTPINDAIGVFIFASGLILLCGVTGLFARLMDYIPQAISAAMLAGILLRFGLDAFASLQLNFLLSAGMGLAYLLSRRYLPRYAIVLTLAAGLAIAALQGNIHLAQQAPAFAMPEFIAPHFSWPTLLGIGVPFFVVTMASQNAPGIATLQAAGYRVPTSPLIAWTALTALLLAPFGGFSVCIAAITAAICMGPDVHPDPQRRYMGAVAAGGFYLLAGLFGGAIGLLFSALPAALIHTIAGLALLGTIGGSLQRALHDEKQRDAALIAFLITASGVTLLGIGSAFWGIVGGAIAHLLLSLPRRGTAT, encoded by the coding sequence ATGCGTCCCGCCGTCACCCTGCATCACCTAACCCTGCCTGCCGTGATGGCCGGCTTCGTCGCCGTTCTGGTCGGTTACACCAGCTCTGCCGCGATCATTTTCCAGGCCGCCGCCGCCGCGGGTGCGACACCGGCGCAGATCGGCGGTTGGCTGAGCGTGCTGGGGATCGCGATGGGCGTCACTTCGCTGGGGCTCTCGCTTTACTACCGCACCCCGATCCTCACCGCCTGGTCGACGCCCGGCGCGGCGCTGCTGGTCACCAGCCTGCCCGGCACGCCGATCAACGACGCGATCGGCGTGTTTATCTTCGCCTCGGGTCTGATCCTGCTGTGCGGCGTCACCGGACTGTTCGCTCGCCTGATGGATTATATTCCGCAGGCGATTTCTGCCGCGATGTTGGCGGGGATCCTGCTGCGTTTCGGGCTGGACGCCTTCGCTTCGCTGCAGCTCAATTTCCTTCTCAGCGCCGGTATGGGGCTGGCCTATCTGCTCAGCCGCCGTTATCTGCCGCGCTACGCCATCGTGCTGACGCTGGCAGCCGGGCTGGCGATCGCCGCACTGCAGGGCAATATCCATCTGGCGCAGCAGGCGCCGGCGTTCGCCATGCCGGAATTTATCGCACCGCACTTCAGCTGGCCGACGCTGCTCGGCATCGGCGTGCCGTTCTTCGTGGTGACCATGGCTTCGCAGAACGCGCCCGGCATCGCTACGCTGCAGGCGGCGGGCTACCGTGTTCCCACCTCGCCGCTGATCGCCTGGACGGCGCTGACCGCGCTGCTGCTGGCGCCATTCGGCGGCTTCTCGGTGTGCATCGCCGCGATCACCGCCGCCATCTGCATGGGGCCGGACGTGCATCCCGATCCGCAGCGGCGCTATATGGGCGCGGTGGCCGCCGGCGGTTTCTACCTGCTGGCCGGGCTGTTCGGCGGCGCCATCGGCCTGCTGTTCAGCGCGTTGCCAGCCGCCCTGATCCACACCATCGCCGGGCTGGCGCTGCTCGGCACCATCGGCGGCAGCCTGCAACGCGCGCTGCATGATGAGAAACAGCGCGACGCGGCGCTGATCGCCTTCCTCATCACCGCTTCCGGCGTCACATTACTGGGCATCGGTTCGGCCTTCTGGGGCATTGTCGGCGGCGCCATCGCCCATCTGCTGCTATCGCTGCCGCGGCGAGGAACAGCAACATAA
- a CDS encoding helix-turn-helix domain-containing protein: protein MQELAGHLAHTLRTLRAQRGWSLTQAAEFTGVSKAMLGQIERGESSPTVATLWKIATGFNVAFSAFLEASPAQQQATLHRYGELPVYDQDNADMRVVPLFPYDRQLGFDMFVIDLAPGALSESSPHEPGVIEHVIVISGRLELAIDGEWHSLAAGEAMRFQADRPHAYRNAGSQTVRIHDLIHYPQS, encoded by the coding sequence ATGCAGGAACTTGCCGGCCATTTGGCGCACACCCTTCGCACGTTGCGCGCGCAGCGCGGCTGGAGTTTGACGCAGGCAGCGGAATTCACCGGCGTCAGCAAAGCGATGCTCGGGCAGATCGAACGCGGCGAATCCAGCCCGACGGTAGCGACGCTATGGAAGATCGCCACCGGTTTCAACGTGGCGTTCTCCGCCTTTCTTGAGGCGTCGCCCGCGCAGCAGCAGGCGACGCTGCACCGTTACGGCGAGCTGCCGGTGTACGATCAGGACAACGCCGATATGCGCGTGGTGCCGCTGTTTCCCTACGATCGCCAACTGGGTTTCGATATGTTCGTCATCGATCTGGCGCCGGGCGCGCTCAGCGAATCGTCGCCCCATGAGCCGGGGGTAATAGAGCATGTGATCGTGATCAGCGGGCGGTTGGAGTTGGCGATAGACGGCGAATGGCACAGCCTGGCGGCCGGCGAGGCGATGCGCTTTCAGGCCGATCGGCCGCACGCCTACCGCAACGCCGGTTCGCAAACGGTGCGCATCCACGATCTGATCCACTATCCTCAATCCTGA
- a CDS encoding prolyl oligopeptidase family serine peptidase, translating into MTSLPNSIRLAMAAEGGAAAGDEFLWLEELQGKKALHWVQQENQRTTARFAQGEDFQRIEREVLDILNKDTQIPWVSKRGEFYYNFWQDKANPRGLLRRTTLDEYRKAKPAWETVLDIDALGKAEGKDWVYQGSQPLAPEYRYCLMQLSPDGGDATEIREFDLVAKRFVKDGFNVPVAKSRVSWVDRDTLFIATDFGPGSMTQSGYARIAKRWRRGTPLSAAETLYEAQPEDMAVFAYHDRTPGFERDFVGRSLDFYRRDYFLLAQDGRQKKIDIPADAELDTHREWLLIKPSSDWEVGGKRYPSGALLAANFDDYLAGKRELQLLFTPTAEQALSGYSGTRDHLILSIMDNVVNRLEVLTPQGGSWQRRPLGNPGAISTISAGGIDEESNAYFLTVSGFLQPTSLYMGNLDGGEATLLKQAPQDFDAAGYQVSQHFARSKDGTRVPYFQIAAKDLKLDGSTPTLLYGYGGFEVPLLPGYLGGKAPAWLERGGVYVVANIRGGGEYGPAWHQAALKQNRHRAYEDFAAVAEDLIARKVTSAPHLGARGGSNGGLLVGNMLTLYPQLFGCIVCEVPLLDMQRYTQLSAGASWIAEYGDPSKPEQWAYLKTFSPYHNIQAQTAYPPVLFYTATSDDRVNPAHARKMAARMQAMGYQQAYFYENTEGGHSAAADKQQAAFHSALVSEFMWANLSGKPKSA; encoded by the coding sequence ATGACTTCATTACCCAACAGTATCCGCCTGGCGATGGCGGCGGAGGGCGGCGCGGCCGCCGGCGATGAATTCCTGTGGCTGGAAGAGCTGCAGGGTAAAAAAGCGCTGCACTGGGTGCAGCAGGAAAATCAACGCACCACTGCGCGCTTCGCCCAGGGCGAAGACTTTCAGCGCATTGAGCGCGAGGTCCTGGATATCCTCAATAAAGACACCCAGATCCCGTGGGTGAGCAAACGCGGGGAGTTCTATTACAACTTCTGGCAGGATAAAGCCAACCCGCGTGGCCTGCTGCGGCGCACCACGCTGGACGAGTATCGCAAGGCCAAACCGGCCTGGGAGACGGTGCTGGATATCGATGCGTTGGGCAAAGCCGAGGGCAAGGATTGGGTCTATCAGGGCTCGCAGCCGTTGGCGCCGGAATACCGCTATTGCCTGATGCAGCTGTCGCCGGACGGCGGTGACGCCACCGAAATCCGCGAATTCGATCTGGTGGCCAAACGCTTCGTCAAAGACGGCTTCAACGTGCCGGTGGCGAAAAGCCGGGTCTCCTGGGTCGATCGGGACACGCTGTTCATCGCCACCGACTTCGGCCCCGGCTCGATGACCCAGTCCGGCTACGCGCGCATCGCCAAACGCTGGCGGCGCGGTACGCCGCTGAGCGCGGCCGAAACGCTGTACGAAGCGCAGCCCGAGGACATGGCGGTCTTTGCCTATCACGACCGCACGCCGGGCTTTGAACGCGATTTCGTCGGCCGCAGTCTGGACTTCTATCGCCGCGACTATTTCTTGCTGGCTCAGGACGGCCGGCAGAAAAAAATCGATATCCCGGCCGACGCCGAGCTGGATACGCATCGGGAATGGCTGCTGATCAAACCGAGCAGCGATTGGGAAGTGGGGGGCAAACGCTATCCGTCCGGCGCACTGCTGGCGGCCAACTTCGATGACTATCTGGCGGGCAAGCGCGAGCTGCAGCTGCTGTTTACCCCGACCGCCGAGCAGGCGCTGAGCGGCTACAGCGGCACCCGCGATCATCTGATCCTCAGCATCATGGATAACGTGGTCAACCGGCTGGAGGTGCTGACGCCGCAGGGCGGCAGCTGGCAACGTCGCCCGCTGGGCAACCCCGGCGCCATCAGCACCATTTCCGCCGGCGGCATCGACGAAGAGAGCAACGCCTATTTCCTGACCGTCAGTGGGTTCCTGCAGCCGACCTCGCTGTACATGGGCAATCTCGACGGCGGTGAGGCGACGCTGCTGAAACAGGCGCCGCAGGACTTTGACGCCGCCGGCTATCAGGTCAGCCAGCATTTCGCGCGCTCCAAAGATGGCACCCGCGTGCCGTATTTCCAGATCGCCGCCAAAGATCTCAAGCTGGACGGCAGCACGCCGACGCTGCTGTATGGCTACGGCGGGTTTGAGGTGCCGCTGTTGCCGGGCTATCTCGGCGGCAAGGCGCCGGCCTGGCTGGAACGCGGCGGGGTATACGTGGTGGCCAACATCCGCGGCGGCGGCGAGTATGGTCCGGCGTGGCATCAGGCGGCGCTCAAGCAGAATCGTCATCGCGCCTATGAGGATTTCGCCGCCGTGGCCGAAGATCTCATCGCACGCAAGGTGACCTCGGCGCCGCATCTCGGCGCACGCGGCGGCAGCAACGGCGGCCTGCTGGTGGGCAATATGCTGACGCTGTATCCGCAGCTGTTCGGCTGCATCGTCTGCGAAGTGCCGCTGTTGGACATGCAGCGCTATACCCAGCTCTCCGCCGGCGCGTCGTGGATCGCGGAATACGGCGATCCGAGCAAGCCAGAGCAGTGGGCCTATCTCAAAACCTTCTCGCCGTACCACAATATTCAGGCGCAGACGGCCTACCCACCGGTGCTGTTCTATACCGCCACCAGCGACGATCGGGTCAACCCGGCCCACGCCCGCAAAATGGCGGCGCGCATGCAGGCGATGGGGTATCAACAGGCTTATTTCTATGAGAATACCGAAGGCGGGCACAGCGCCGCCGCCGACAAGCAGCAGGCAGCGTTCCACAGTGCGCTGGTGAGCGAATTCATGTGGGCTAATCTGAGCGGCAAGCCCAAGTCAGCGTAA
- the dtpA gene encoding dipeptide/tripeptide permease DtpA, translating into MSTANNQHPESVSLNAFKQPKAFYLIFSIELWERFGYYGLQGIMAVYLVKMLGLSEADSITLFSSFSALVYGFVAIGGWLGDKVLGSKRVIVLGALVLAAGYAMVAYSGHDIFWVYLGMATIAVGSGLFKANPSSLLSTCYEKDDPRLDGAFTMYYMSVNIGSFFSMLATPWLAAKYGWSVAFSLSVVGMLITLVNFMLCHKWVKKNGSKPDFKPLHLPKLLMVLVGIVALVAVSSWLLHNQVIARWALALISAGIVLVFAKETFALHGAARRKMIVAFLLMLEAVVFFVLYSQMPTSLNFFAIHNVEHSILGVAFEPEQYQALNPFWIMLASPILAALYNKMGDRLPMPHKFAFGMILCSCAFLVLPWGASFANEQGIVSVNWLILSYALQSIGELMISGLGLAMVAQLVPQRLMGFIMGSWFLTTAAAALIAGKVAGLTAVPSDINDAHASLAIYSHVFMQIGIATAVIAILMMLTAPKLYRMTLDTSEDANQKAQEATATH; encoded by the coding sequence GTGTCAACAGCAAACAACCAACATCCGGAGAGCGTGAGCCTTAACGCGTTCAAACAACCGAAAGCGTTCTATCTGATCTTCTCGATCGAACTGTGGGAGCGTTTCGGCTACTACGGCCTGCAGGGCATCATGGCGGTTTATCTGGTCAAGATGCTCGGCCTGAGCGAAGCCGACTCCATCACCCTGTTCTCTTCCTTCAGCGCCCTGGTGTACGGCTTCGTCGCCATCGGCGGCTGGCTGGGCGACAAAGTGCTGGGCTCCAAGCGCGTGATCGTGCTCGGCGCGTTGGTGCTGGCCGCCGGTTACGCCATGGTGGCCTACTCCGGTCACGACATCTTCTGGGTCTATCTGGGCATGGCGACCATCGCCGTGGGCAGCGGCCTGTTCAAGGCCAACCCGTCCTCCCTGCTGTCCACCTGCTATGAGAAAGACGACCCGCGTCTCGATGGCGCCTTCACCATGTACTATATGTCGGTGAACATCGGTTCCTTCTTCTCCATGCTGGCGACCCCTTGGCTGGCGGCGAAATACGGCTGGAGCGTGGCGTTCTCCCTGAGCGTGGTCGGCATGCTGATCACCCTGGTCAACTTTATGCTGTGCCACAAATGGGTGAAGAAAAACGGCTCCAAACCTGACTTCAAGCCGCTGCATCTGCCGAAACTGCTGATGGTGCTGGTCGGCATCGTGGCGCTGGTCGCCGTTTCCAGCTGGCTGCTGCACAACCAGGTGATTGCACGCTGGGCGCTGGCCCTCATCTCCGCCGGCATCGTTCTGGTGTTCGCCAAGGAAACCTTCGCCCTGCACGGCGCCGCACGCCGCAAGATGATCGTCGCCTTCCTGCTGATGCTGGAAGCGGTGGTGTTCTTTGTGCTGTACAGCCAGATGCCAACCTCGCTGAACTTCTTCGCCATCCACAACGTGGAACACAGCATCCTCGGCGTCGCCTTCGAGCCGGAGCAGTACCAGGCGCTGAACCCGTTCTGGATCATGCTCGCCAGCCCGATTCTGGCCGCGCTGTATAACAAAATGGGCGATCGCCTGCCGATGCCGCACAAGTTCGCTTTCGGCATGATCCTGTGCTCCTGCGCCTTCCTGGTGCTGCCATGGGGCGCCAGCTTCGCCAACGAACAGGGCATCGTATCGGTCAACTGGCTGATCCTCAGCTACGCGCTGCAGAGCATCGGCGAGCTGATGATTTCCGGTCTGGGCCTGGCGATGGTGGCGCAGTTGGTGCCGCAGCGTCTGATGGGCTTCATCATGGGCTCCTGGTTCCTGACCACCGCCGCCGCGGCGCTGATCGCCGGTAAAGTCGCCGGTCTGACCGCCGTCCCGAGCGACATTAACGACGCGCACGCTTCACTGGCCATCTACAGCCATGTGTTTATGCAGATCGGTATCGCCACCGCCGTCATCGCTATCCTGATGATGCTGACCGCGCCGAAACTGTACCGCATGACGCTGGACACCAGCGAAGACGCCAATCAGAAAGCGCAGGAAGCCACTGCGACTCACTGA
- the nth gene encoding endonuclease III encodes MNKQKRLEILTRLRDNNPHPTTELVYTTPFELLIAVLLSAQATDVSVNKATAKLYPVANTPAAMLALGVDGVKEYIKTIGLFNSKAENVIKTCRMLLELHGGEVPEDRAALEALPGVGRKTANVVLNTAFGWATIAVDTHIFRVCNRTHFAPGKNVDQVEEKLLKVVPAEFKVDCHHWLILHGRYTCIARKPRCGSCIIEDLCEYKEKVYPES; translated from the coding sequence ATGAATAAACAGAAGCGACTGGAAATTCTGACCCGGCTGCGCGACAACAATCCGCACCCGACCACCGAACTGGTGTACACCACGCCGTTTGAGCTGCTGATCGCCGTGCTGCTGTCCGCGCAGGCCACCGACGTGAGCGTCAACAAGGCGACCGCCAAACTTTATCCGGTCGCCAATACCCCCGCCGCCATGCTGGCGCTGGGGGTTGATGGCGTCAAGGAATACATCAAGACCATCGGCCTGTTCAACAGCAAGGCCGAAAACGTGATCAAAACCTGCCGCATGCTGCTGGAGCTGCACGGTGGCGAAGTGCCGGAGGATCGCGCTGCGCTGGAAGCGCTGCCGGGCGTCGGCCGCAAGACCGCCAACGTGGTGCTCAACACCGCCTTCGGCTGGGCGACCATCGCCGTGGACACCCATATCTTCCGGGTGTGCAACCGCACCCACTTTGCGCCGGGCAAGAACGTCGATCAGGTGGAAGAGAAGCTGTTGAAGGTGGTGCCCGCCGAATTCAAGGTCGATTGCCATCACTGGCTGATCCTGCACGGCCGCTACACCTGCATCGCGCGCAAACCGCGCTGCGGCTCCTGCATTATCGAAGACCTGTGTGAATATAAAGAGAAGGTTTATCCGGAATCCTGA